A single region of the Chryseobacterium culicis genome encodes:
- a CDS encoding SusD/RagB family nutrient-binding outer membrane lipoprotein has protein sequence MKKYILSFFTIGLVCASCNDFEDINNNPFAVDSNKAEPEYLLNNSILGAQQDPNIAERVFVLYWKTASRQHLTTGIAGGTYDDSWTSEYWKYASDWLNNANAAIQLANEKKSIGQGKPYYDNIIQVSRIWRAYLMSEFSDNFGPQPIQAFQGTNPTFNSEKEVYYFILEELKDAAAKMDTNQGAPSNANAYDMVYGFNWAQWVKYANSMRMRIAMRIAEVDPSKAKTEFEAAANSNKFIATSADNFTVAEKPGWDALTGVMSREWNSQILSGTLNNLYVGLGGVSSTDQLPAAQHTAVKASDYIGIKYDQQFTTMTNDPSAGYWLDGLPNKIDPRAYKTFYIPGDLTSPVYSLYPTYTNQATTNHGDLTFTDNSTITVNTVNTWNAYTIGNWGVKGQRNGLRNVVGCMPALGKQYRESKNSRIFFASWETYFLLAEAALKGWSVPMSDEAAYNKGIQESFVYNGVSQFYGQYITSTDYNRDGTSVSYGHITEPGVSHTMKYKDPVTGNLVSVDIKYPVNTIYKNGSVKNDKLTKIITQKYIANMPWLPLESWSDQRRLGLPFFENPAIETPLVNLPNLTSGNYMTNSIQNFPQRLRYPSTFRNTDQPGYDKAVQLLGGADAVLTPLWWAKH, from the coding sequence ATGAAAAAATATATCTTATCATTTTTTACCATCGGTTTAGTATGTGCTTCATGTAATGATTTTGAAGACATCAATAATAATCCGTTTGCTGTAGACTCTAATAAAGCAGAACCTGAATATTTATTAAACAACTCAATTCTCGGTGCTCAGCAAGATCCTAATATTGCAGAACGTGTTTTTGTTTTATATTGGAAAACGGCATCCAGACAGCATTTAACAACAGGAATTGCGGGTGGAACCTACGATGATTCCTGGACTTCCGAATATTGGAAATATGCTTCAGATTGGCTTAATAATGCGAATGCGGCTATTCAATTAGCGAATGAAAAAAAATCAATCGGGCAAGGAAAACCTTATTATGACAATATCATTCAGGTTTCCAGAATTTGGAGAGCTTATTTAATGAGCGAATTTTCGGATAATTTCGGACCACAACCTATTCAGGCTTTTCAGGGAACGAATCCTACTTTTAATTCTGAAAAAGAAGTGTATTATTTTATTTTAGAAGAATTAAAAGATGCCGCCGCAAAAATGGATACCAACCAAGGAGCACCCTCAAATGCTAATGCCTATGATATGGTTTATGGGTTTAATTGGGCTCAATGGGTAAAGTATGCCAACTCTATGAGGATGAGGATTGCCATGAGAATCGCTGAAGTAGATCCTTCAAAAGCAAAAACAGAATTTGAAGCAGCGGCTAATTCAAATAAGTTTATCGCTACAAGTGCAGATAATTTTACAGTTGCTGAAAAACCGGGATGGGATGCCTTAACAGGGGTAATGTCAAGAGAATGGAACTCCCAAATATTGTCAGGAACACTTAATAATTTATACGTTGGTTTGGGAGGAGTAAGTTCCACAGACCAATTACCTGCAGCTCAGCATACAGCGGTTAAAGCATCTGACTATATTGGAATAAAATATGATCAGCAGTTTACAACAATGACCAACGATCCAAGTGCAGGCTATTGGTTGGATGGTTTACCCAATAAAATCGATCCGAGAGCGTATAAAACGTTCTATATTCCAGGAGATCTTACAAGTCCGGTTTATTCATTATATCCTACTTATACCAATCAGGCAACTACCAATCATGGAGATCTTACGTTTACAGATAATTCGACAATAACAGTAAACACAGTCAATACCTGGAATGCCTACACCATTGGAAATTGGGGAGTAAAAGGACAGAGAAACGGATTGAGAAATGTTGTAGGATGTATGCCGGCTTTGGGTAAGCAGTATCGCGAAAGTAAGAATTCAAGAATATTTTTTGCAAGCTGGGAAACCTATTTCCTTTTGGCGGAAGCTGCATTGAAAGGCTGGTCGGTTCCAATGAGTGATGAAGCTGCCTATAATAAGGGAATTCAGGAAAGTTTTGTTTATAATGGAGTTTCACAATTCTATGGACAATATATTACTTCAACAGATTATAATCGTGATGGAACTTCTGTTTCCTATGGTCATATTACAGAACCTGGAGTGAGCCATACAATGAAATATAAAGATCCTGTAACCGGGAACTTGGTTTCTGTAGACATTAAATACCCTGTGAATACCATTTATAAGAATGGATCGGTAAAGAATGATAAACTAACAAAGATTATTACCCAGAAATATATTGCCAATATGCCCTGGCTACCGTTAGAATCGTGGAGCGATCAGAGAAGACTTGGGTTACCATTTTTTGAAAATCCAGCAATAGAAACACCATTGGTAAATCTTCCTAATCTGACTTCAGGGAATTATATGACGAATTCTATTCAGAATTTCCCTCAAAGATTAAGATATCCAAGTACTTTCAGAAATACAGACCAGCCCGGATATGATAAGGCTGTACAATTACTTGGTGGTGCTGATGCTGTGCTGACTCCTCTTTGGTGGGCCAAGCATTAA